The following are encoded together in the Populus trichocarpa isolate Nisqually-1 chromosome 5, P.trichocarpa_v4.1, whole genome shotgun sequence genome:
- the LOC18099244 gene encoding bZIP transcription factor 11: MASSSGASSGSTAMLRNSSSEEGPQQIMDPRKRKRMLSNRESARRSRMRKQKHLDDLTGQLRQLARENNEILTRMNVISQLYMNIEAENSILRAQMAELTHRLDSLNEIIEYANFSDGLFEPEDAVASVSATSHQIGDGFFMNPWNNANSHVNQPIMDMVMY; encoded by the coding sequence ATGGCCTCTTCTAGTGGGGCATCTTCAGGGTCAACAGCCATGTTGAGGAACTCAAGTTCTGAAGAGGGTCCGCAGCAGATTATGGACCCAAGGAAGCGTAAAAGGATGCTATCCAATAGAGAATCTGCAAGAAGATCCAGAATGAGGAAACAGAAACACCTGGATGACCTCACGGGACAACTTCGTCAGCTCGCGAGAGAAAATAATGAGATCCTGACAAGGATGAATGTTATCTCTCAGCTTTACATGAATATTGAAGCCGAGAACTCTATCCTCAGAGCCCAAATGGCTGAGCTTACCCACAGATTGGACTCTCTCAATGAAATTATTGAATATGCCAACTTTAGCGATGGTCTTTTTGAACCCGAGGATGCTGTTGCCTCTGTTTCTGCGACTAGTCATCAGATTGGTGATGGTTTTTTCATGAATCCATGGAATAATGCTAATTCCCATGTGAATCAGCCCATCATGGACATGGTTATGtactga